A genomic region of Gemmatimonadota bacterium contains the following coding sequences:
- a CDS encoding collagen-like protein, translated as MRCVILTSVCAVLLLSCEGPVGPPGPAGDRGPTGATGLQGPQGEPGPTGATGLHGPQGEQGEQGPQGEQGDPGLLFFDPVFAVSDLVIDYEMDEEELTFATVSLTFKNITNITLDDAVIEFAVVFRSESSVLQTNILTLVDTTGTVEPGQTITHEDRIDVTQFFKHIQDVDWSFGINKRSVLHDDIRSEEDRDELTPAD; from the coding sequence GGTAGGGCCACCGGGACCAGCAGGAGACCGCGGACCGACAGGAGCAACAGGTTTACAAGGACCACAGGGTGAACCGGGACCGACAGGAGCAACAGGTTTACATGGACCACAGGGTGAGCAGGGTGAGCAAGGACCACAGGGTGAACAGGGCGACCCAGGTTTATTGTTCTTCGATCCAGTTTTTGCGGTGTCTGATCTTGTGATTGATTACGAGATGGATGAAGAAGAGTTAACGTTCGCCACCGTGAGTTTGACTTTCAAGAATATCACCAACATCACGTTGGATGATGCTGTAATTGAGTTTGCGGTTGTCTTTCGCAGTGAATCTTCTGTACTGCAAACGAATATCCTCACATTGGTCGACACGACCGGGACGGTGGAACCGGGGCAAACCATAACCCATGAAGATCGTATCGATGTAACGCAATTCTTCAAGCATATCCAAGACGTCGATTGGTCGTTCGGCATAAACAAACGTTCAGTTTTGCATGACGACATAAGATCCGAGGAAGATAGAGACGAGTTGACTCCAGCGGACTAG